One Gemmatimonadota bacterium DNA window includes the following coding sequences:
- a CDS encoding DUF4160 domain-containing protein encodes MSPRILREGSLIFWFHSFDALHENRASVHVGKGMQNDTHDAKVWIEPTIQVARSGRTLRAPELNRALKIIEQNQAFLLEAWYEYRGRTN; translated from the coding sequence ATGAGTCCGAGGATTCTCAGAGAAGGTAGTCTCATTTTTTGGTTTCACAGTTTTGATGCGCTTCATGAAAATCGAGCCAGTGTTCATGTGGGAAAGGGTATGCAAAATGATACTCATGATGCTAAAGTCTGGATCGAACCCACTATTCAAGTTGCGCGTTCTGGTCGTACGTTGAGAGCGCCTGAATTAAATCGAGCTTTGAAGATTATTGAACAAAATCAAGCATTTTTATTGGAGGCATGGTATGAGTATAGAGGTAGAACAAACTGA
- a CDS encoding DUF2442 domain-containing protein, which translates to MSIEVEQTEERIEVKWYDIPYPVSAYTFPQEALIHQVRFDEVHIHIELTDGRILSVPLKWIPTLYHASSDEREKYEISPGRTELLWDPDKCAINDELRIADYLGSGSVKK; encoded by the coding sequence ATGAGTATAGAGGTAGAACAAACTGAAGAACGGATTGAAGTGAAATGGTATGATATTCCATATCCAGTTTCTGCCTATACCTTTCCTCAAGAAGCCCTTATTCATCAGGTGCGTTTTGATGAGGTGCATATCCATATCGAATTAACGGATGGACGCATTCTGTCTGTGCCCTTGAAATGGATTCCGACGCTTTATCACGCATCTTCCGATGAACGCGAAAAGTACGAGATCTCTCCAGGTCGCACAGAACTCTTATGGGATCCGGATAAGTGCGCTATCAATGATGAACTCCGTATTGCAGACTATCTCGGTTCTGGCAGTGTCAAGAAATGA
- a CDS encoding xanthine dehydrogenase family protein molybdopterin-binding subunit: protein MAIPQEDYLGITDYKVVGTRPVRHDGADKVTGRAIYGTDLNLPDMLHARVLRSPHAHARIKSIDTSKAEALEGVRAVVTGQDLALNAEEQLADLGEEVVRVKDMCAAVLAREKVLYQGYPVAAVAATNVHIAEEALDLIEVEYEVLPHVLDVREAMKDDAPLVHEDQRTNSMGERSENFSNVASHFRTELGDIEQGFDEADVIVEREFLTDMVHQGYIEPQNATVLWNADGVVTIWCSNQGAFGVRDQTARILGIPVSQIKVVPLEIGGGFGGKIKAYLEPIAALLSRKTGHPVKMIMTRTEVLQATGPTSGSWIRVKMGATNDGKLVAAESELVYEAGAFSGSPVGAGARNMLAPYIIPHVLVDGYDVVNNKPSSSAYRAPGTTNAAFAVETVVDELAEKLEVDPLEFRLSNSAKEGTRRADGPVNKRIGHEECVRAAVSSDHYQTVLNGKYRGRGVASGFWGNGGGVSSAAASVNDDGTINLVEGSTDIGGTRTSVAMQMAEVLGISEQQIRPQVGDTDSIGYTGVTGGSRTTFATGWAAYKCAQDIKEQMMARAAILWEISEDDVEFDQAVFRSKSDPSKSITFKDLAAKLDSTGGPVMGRATAKPTGVGGAYAVAIVDVEVDPDTGKVDILRASIFQDAGKAIYPPYVEGQMQGGVAQAIGWALNEEYVYDEDGILRNSSLLDYRMPTCLDLPMIDAHIVEVPNPGHPYGVRGVGEVPIVPPTAAVANAIYDAIGLRLTELPMSPPRVLEAWWDKNGGNGSA from the coding sequence ATGGCGATTCCACAGGAAGATTATTTGGGCATTACGGATTATAAGGTCGTGGGGACGCGGCCCGTGCGGCACGATGGCGCAGATAAGGTGACGGGCAGGGCGATTTACGGTACGGACCTCAATTTGCCCGATATGTTGCATGCCAGAGTTTTGCGAAGCCCGCATGCGCACGCTCGGATTAAGTCGATTGATACGAGCAAGGCCGAAGCGCTCGAAGGCGTGCGCGCGGTTGTTACGGGGCAGGATTTGGCGCTCAATGCCGAGGAGCAGTTGGCCGATTTAGGCGAAGAGGTGGTGCGCGTTAAAGATATGTGTGCGGCAGTGTTGGCACGCGAGAAGGTGCTCTATCAGGGGTATCCCGTGGCGGCGGTGGCAGCGACCAATGTCCATATTGCCGAAGAAGCGCTGGATTTGATTGAGGTAGAGTACGAGGTGCTGCCCCATGTGCTGGATGTGCGGGAGGCGATGAAGGATGATGCCCCTCTGGTACATGAAGACCAGAGAACCAATTCGATGGGCGAGAGGAGCGAGAATTTTAGCAATGTGGCGTCGCATTTTCGCACGGAATTGGGCGATATCGAGCAGGGATTTGACGAAGCCGATGTGATTGTGGAGCGCGAGTTTCTCACGGATATGGTGCATCAGGGCTATATCGAACCGCAAAATGCCACGGTGTTGTGGAATGCCGATGGCGTGGTGACGATCTGGTGCAGCAATCAAGGTGCGTTTGGCGTGCGGGATCAGACTGCGAGAATTTTGGGCATCCCCGTGTCGCAAATTAAGGTTGTGCCCCTGGAGATTGGCGGGGGATTTGGCGGGAAGATCAAAGCGTATTTGGAACCGATTGCCGCGCTGTTGTCGAGAAAGACCGGGCATCCGGTGAAAATGATTATGACCCGCACTGAGGTCTTGCAGGCGACTGGCCCGACGTCGGGTTCGTGGATCCGGGTGAAGATGGGCGCGACCAATGACGGCAAGCTCGTCGCTGCCGAGAGCGAACTGGTCTATGAGGCGGGGGCTTTTTCTGGCAGTCCCGTGGGCGCGGGCGCGCGCAATATGCTGGCGCCTTATATTATCCCGCATGTTCTGGTGGATGGTTATGATGTGGTGAACAACAAGCCCTCCTCTTCGGCTTATCGCGCGCCGGGCACGACGAATGCGGCTTTTGCCGTTGAAACTGTGGTGGATGAACTCGCCGAGAAATTGGAGGTCGATCCGCTGGAATTTCGGTTGAGCAATTCTGCAAAAGAAGGCACGCGCCGCGCAGATGGGCCTGTGAATAAGCGCATTGGGCACGAGGAATGCGTTCGCGCTGCGGTCTCTTCTGATCACTATCAGACAGTGCTCAATGGAAAATATCGTGGTCGCGGTGTGGCGTCTGGTTTTTGGGGCAATGGGGGCGGTGTTTCGAGTGCGGCTGCGAGTGTGAATGACGATGGCACGATCAATCTGGTGGAGGGATCGACAGATATTGGGGGTACGCGTACGTCGGTTGCGATGCAGATGGCAGAAGTGCTGGGTATTTCAGAGCAGCAGATTCGTCCGCAGGTGGGCGATACGGATTCGATTGGTTATACGGGTGTGACGGGTGGTTCGCGCACGACATTTGCGACGGGTTGGGCGGCTTATAAATGCGCGCAGGATATCAAAGAGCAGATGATGGCGCGTGCGGCGATTTTGTGGGAGATTTCTGAGGATGATGTCGAGTTCGATCAGGCTGTGTTCCGCTCGAAGTCCGATCCGTCGAAGTCGATTACGTTTAAAGATTTGGCGGCCAAGCTCGATTCAACGGGTGGGCCAGTGATGGGGCGCGCCACGGCAAAACCCACAGGTGTTGGAGGGGCTTATGCGGTGGCGATTGTGGATGTGGAGGTCGATCCCGATACGGGTAAGGTCGATATTTTGCGCGCGTCGATTTTCCAGGATGCGGGAAAAGCGATTTATCCGCCTTATGTGGAGGGGCAGATGCAGGGCGGCGTGGCGCAGGCGATTGGTTGGGCGCTCAACGAAGAGTATGTGTATGATGAAGATGGCATTTTGCGGAATAGCAGCTTGTTGGATTATCGGATGCCAACGTGTTTGGATTTGCCGATGATTGATGCGCATATTGTCGAGGTTCCCAATCCGGGGCATCCATACGGTGTGCGCGGGGTGGGAGAGGTGCCGATTGTGCCACCCACAGCAGCAGTTGCCAATGCGATTTACGATGCCATTGGCCTGCGTCTGACAGAGTTGCCCATGTCGCCTCCGCGCGTGCTGGAAGCCTGGTGGGATAAAAACGGTGGAAACGGCTCGGCCTGA
- a CDS encoding MoaD/ThiS family protein → MPEVWIPSLMRKLTDGQEKVVVGGNTLREVIENLDAQFPGIKDRVVYEDYRIAPGLAVAIDGVVTEEGLRTQISPDSEVHFVTSIAGG, encoded by the coding sequence ATGCCTGAAGTGTGGATTCCTTCGCTGATGCGCAAATTGACCGATGGTCAGGAAAAAGTGGTTGTTGGTGGCAATACGCTGCGCGAGGTGATCGAAAATCTGGATGCACAATTTCCCGGTATTAAAGATCGGGTGGTGTACGAGGATTATCGGATTGCACCTGGACTGGCTGTTGCGATTGATGGCGTTGTCACCGAAGAGGGTTTGCGGACACAAATATCCCCCGATAGCGAGGTTCATTTCGTGACGTCGATTGCGGGTGGGTAG
- a CDS encoding M20 family metallopeptidase, translating into MDPVQLTREFVSFNSTSYLSNVDCSNAMAESMRKAGLAVERIPYTDPSGVPKLNLVGKKGNGTGGLALMGHNDVVPAEGWAWDPFEVVEKGSRIYGRGVADMKGSVACMIATASRFSIDELKHPIYVVVTGDEEINCGGADVVAQKSGVLKESDVRYGIIGEPTLLDVVHAHKGSVKISVTATGKATHSSTGTGINANHKLIPFLNDMLAIDRELKTDEKYLNNAFTPPHATLNTVIHGGEQASNITTPKSGATLNMRPMPGQDFAPLLDKIRTLAKERGVHVDIYDGLAPLHTPVESRIVQEALSVANKSEPKTVAYGTDGMIFGKTMELVVLGPGNIQQAHTIDEWIEIEQLHQAVDTFSEMVRRFCS; encoded by the coding sequence ATGGACCCCGTACAACTCACGCGCGAATTTGTATCCTTCAACTCAACCAGCTATTTGAGCAACGTAGATTGCTCAAACGCCATGGCAGAAAGTATGCGCAAAGCTGGCCTCGCGGTCGAACGCATCCCCTACACAGACCCCAGCGGCGTTCCCAAACTGAACCTCGTCGGAAAAAAAGGAAATGGCACCGGTGGCCTCGCCCTGATGGGACACAACGACGTCGTACCCGCCGAAGGGTGGGCCTGGGACCCCTTTGAAGTCGTCGAAAAGGGCTCCCGCATTTACGGACGCGGCGTAGCCGACATGAAAGGTTCGGTCGCCTGCATGATCGCCACGGCAAGCCGTTTCTCCATCGACGAACTTAAACACCCCATCTACGTGGTCGTCACCGGAGATGAAGAAATCAACTGCGGAGGTGCCGATGTCGTCGCCCAAAAATCCGGGGTATTAAAAGAATCCGATGTGCGCTACGGCATTATTGGCGAACCGACCCTGCTCGACGTGGTACATGCCCACAAAGGCTCGGTCAAAATCAGCGTCACAGCCACGGGAAAAGCCACACACAGCAGCACGGGAACAGGCATCAACGCCAATCACAAACTCATCCCCTTCCTCAACGACATGCTCGCCATAGACCGCGAACTCAAAACCGACGAAAAATACCTCAACAATGCCTTTACACCCCCACACGCCACCCTCAACACCGTCATACACGGGGGTGAACAAGCATCGAACATCACCACGCCAAAAAGCGGGGCAACCCTCAACATGCGCCCCATGCCTGGGCAAGACTTCGCGCCCCTGCTCGACAAAATCAGGACACTGGCCAAAGAACGCGGAGTCCACGTCGATATCTACGACGGACTCGCTCCACTCCATACCCCCGTAGAATCTCGCATCGTGCAAGAAGCCCTCTCCGTTGCAAACAAGAGCGAACCCAAAACCGTAGCTTATGGCACCGATGGCATGATCTTTGGCAAAACCATGGAACTCGTCGTACTCGGTCCCGGCAATATCCAACAGGCACACACTATTGACGAATGGATCGAAATCGAACAACTCCATCAAGCGGTGGATACCTTCTCGGAAATGGTGCGGCGGTTTTGTAGTTAG
- the ggt gene encoding gamma-glutamyltransferase → MAFSAHGVTHRPTVTGTRGMVACAHPLAALSGARMLLEGGNAFDAAVAVAAALNVVEPYMSGIAGVGYAIVYDAKNDHRRVLDYCGRTPYQARAELFDGPADKDAGPRSCLTPGACGGWLELLERYGTMTPADVFAPAIDLAENGYAVTVRNSQSMTSGGKMNDRAEHVILSRGRGPLPGEILIQKDLARTFRRVAEGGAEVFYRGDLAREMAEYIQGEGGWLSERDLADFEPEWVDPLVTTYHGYEVFCPPPPSAGFQILETLNMLEGYDLAEMEHHSEQTLHLFIEAVKLGNADRIEYAAAPQAPVEGLLAKGYAEERRKLIGNRAGVHRGEWYPATKLPGEVDPGDPKAWLNECTTHFDVVDGDGNAVAITQSLGSGFGSGVMMGDTGMFLNNFIRWGDLVPNSPNCIAPHKKVDMCLSPMLVFRDGALFSALGTPGSWGIQQTSVQFLTNVLDYGMNIQAAIEAPRFRIESAGTNVSIEGRVSKSIRRALKARGHDVKVLPDYSPVCGGAQGIVVDAESGALMGGADPRRDGYAIGV, encoded by the coding sequence ATGGCTTTTTCAGCACATGGTGTGACACATAGACCAACGGTTACGGGTACGCGCGGGATGGTTGCGTGCGCACATCCGCTGGCCGCGCTATCTGGCGCGCGGATGTTGCTTGAAGGGGGCAATGCGTTTGATGCTGCGGTGGCGGTTGCTGCCGCGCTCAATGTTGTGGAACCCTATATGTCTGGTATTGCGGGGGTGGGGTATGCGATTGTGTATGATGCGAAAAACGACCACAGGCGCGTGCTGGATTATTGTGGGCGAACACCGTATCAAGCGCGTGCCGAGTTGTTTGATGGACCGGCGGATAAAGATGCTGGGCCGCGTTCGTGTTTGACGCCGGGTGCTTGTGGTGGCTGGTTGGAATTGTTGGAGCGCTATGGCACGATGACACCAGCAGATGTATTTGCGCCTGCGATTGATCTGGCGGAGAACGGGTATGCCGTGACGGTGAGGAATAGCCAATCGATGACCAGTGGCGGAAAGATGAACGACAGGGCCGAACACGTTATTCTGTCGCGTGGGCGCGGACCTCTGCCGGGGGAGATTTTAATTCAAAAGGATTTGGCGCGGACGTTTCGAAGGGTCGCTGAAGGGGGAGCGGAGGTTTTTTATCGCGGAGATCTCGCGCGCGAAATGGCGGAATATATTCAGGGTGAAGGGGGCTGGTTGTCCGAGCGCGATTTGGCGGATTTTGAACCGGAATGGGTCGATCCATTGGTGACGACTTATCACGGCTATGAGGTATTTTGTCCGCCGCCACCGAGTGCGGGATTTCAGATCCTTGAAACGCTCAATATGCTGGAGGGATACGATCTGGCTGAGATGGAACACCATTCGGAGCAGACATTGCATCTGTTCATCGAAGCTGTGAAGTTGGGCAATGCAGATCGGATCGAATACGCGGCAGCCCCGCAGGCTCCTGTTGAAGGATTGCTGGCGAAGGGGTATGCAGAAGAACGCCGAAAGCTGATTGGAAATCGCGCGGGCGTGCATCGGGGCGAGTGGTATCCGGCGACGAAGTTGCCGGGCGAGGTTGACCCGGGCGATCCAAAGGCCTGGCTCAATGAATGCACGACACATTTCGATGTGGTCGATGGTGATGGCAATGCCGTGGCTATAACTCAGAGTTTGGGGTCGGGTTTTGGGTCGGGGGTGATGATGGGCGATACGGGCATGTTTTTGAACAATTTTATTCGATGGGGCGATCTTGTGCCCAATAGCCCAAATTGTATTGCGCCTCACAAAAAAGTGGATATGTGTTTGTCGCCGATGCTGGTGTTTCGAGATGGCGCGCTTTTTTCTGCTCTGGGTACGCCGGGTAGCTGGGGTATTCAACAAACGTCGGTGCAATTTTTGACCAATGTGCTGGATTACGGCATGAATATACAGGCGGCGATTGAAGCACCCCGGTTCCGCATTGAGAGTGCAGGTACTAATGTGTCTATTGAAGGGCGGGTGTCGAAGTCTATTCGGCGCGCACTGAAAGCGCGTGGGCACGATGTGAAGGTGTTGCCCGATTATTCACCCGTTTGCGGGGGTGCGCAGGGTATTGTGGTAGATGCAGAATCGGGCGCGCTGATGGGCGGTGCAGATCCGAGACGCGATGGCTATGCGATAGGAGTTTAA
- a CDS encoding ROK family protein — MGESDTRCFVGLDVGGTSVKSILVDTSGNLLGDMVEVPSRVKEGYEATFAQLEEALLLLTDRAGRRQSDIAGIGLDVPAPSSNGVIRVQANLGADWVGTNIRDEFSARAGVPVYMTNDGNAAAAGEYAARPDCDTGLLLVAPGTGLGGGLVLPGGQIYEGANGLALEVGHASVPFREANGALPACSCGLTGCTEAWVSLMALRRRLEIELARDKWKDHALNASDASIEEKAYQLRDYAENDDPLAVSLFKEQAFILGYAIANWVRLFDPGLVVIGGGLSEASFRDRYMAWVIEGFKDGSWPIYLENPFDTQAVSTQFEWARGGDSAAALGMAFVASEVFG, encoded by the coding sequence ATGGGAGAGAGCGATACGCGCTGTTTTGTGGGTTTGGACGTCGGTGGGACGAGTGTGAAGTCCATTCTCGTCGATACTTCAGGCAATTTATTGGGCGATATGGTGGAGGTGCCCAGTCGCGTCAAAGAAGGGTATGAGGCGACGTTTGCACAGCTTGAGGAAGCGCTGTTGTTATTGACGGATCGCGCTGGAAGGCGTCAATCGGATATCGCGGGTATTGGTCTGGATGTGCCTGCGCCGAGTAGCAATGGCGTGATTCGGGTGCAGGCCAATCTGGGGGCGGATTGGGTGGGGACGAATATTCGCGACGAGTTTTCTGCGCGTGCGGGTGTGCCCGTGTATATGACGAATGATGGCAATGCCGCGGCGGCGGGTGAATACGCTGCGCGTCCGGATTGCGACACGGGTCTTTTGCTTGTCGCACCGGGAACGGGTTTGGGCGGTGGATTGGTTTTACCCGGTGGGCAGATTTACGAGGGGGCAAATGGTCTCGCGCTGGAAGTGGGGCATGCTTCGGTTCCGTTTCGGGAGGCGAATGGAGCGTTGCCAGCTTGTTCGTGTGGTTTGACGGGATGTACGGAGGCCTGGGTGTCGCTTATGGCATTGCGACGCAGGCTTGAGATTGAATTGGCGAGGGATAAATGGAAGGATCACGCACTGAATGCTTCTGATGCGTCAATTGAGGAAAAAGCGTATCAACTCCGCGATTACGCGGAAAATGACGATCCGCTCGCGGTGTCGCTTTTTAAGGAGCAGGCATTTATTCTGGGTTATGCGATCGCGAATTGGGTGCGGTTATTCGACCCCGGGCTTGTGGTGATCGGCGGAGGGCTTTCAGAAGCGTCTTTTCGCGATCGGTATATGGCGTGGGTAATCGAAGGATTTAAGGATGGGTCGTGGCCGATCTATCTCGAAAATCCCTTTGATACGCAGGCTGTTTCAACGCAGTTTGAATGGGCGCGCGGCGGCGATTCTGCTGCTGCACTGGGTATGGCTTTTGTCGCGAGTGAGGTGTTTGGATAG
- a CDS encoding porin family protein, giving the protein MKHLLFTLAIAILLGSSASAQTGRTDGAEESEFGKGGYPFGGPSHRVYLNTAFGSGFFDLTDVNKTRTGFLYGVDLGVEMDQWLGIQASYNYLSDRDMSIFSLGSRFAYAFDPFVYHVSLNAGLYAPNEGSRNFGLAPGAGIDIVLHKRVRIGLDYKHDFIFTDNRTTDMDRIYAGLKFFF; this is encoded by the coding sequence ATGAAACACCTGTTATTCACACTCGCAATCGCTATACTTCTGGGGAGTAGTGCCAGCGCGCAAACTGGCCGCACTGATGGGGCAGAAGAAAGCGAATTCGGCAAAGGGGGATACCCGTTTGGCGGCCCGAGCCATCGCGTCTATCTCAACACCGCCTTTGGCTCTGGTTTTTTTGACCTGACGGACGTCAACAAAACGCGCACGGGTTTTCTCTATGGGGTTGACCTCGGCGTCGAAATGGACCAGTGGCTCGGCATTCAGGCGAGCTATAATTATCTTTCCGACCGCGACATGTCCATCTTCAGCCTCGGCTCGCGTTTTGCCTACGCCTTTGACCCCTTTGTGTACCACGTCTCGCTCAACGCCGGGCTATATGCGCCCAATGAAGGCAGCCGCAACTTTGGTCTGGCACCTGGCGCAGGCATAGACATCGTCCTCCACAAAAGGGTGCGTATCGGACTCGACTACAAACACGACTTTATCTTTACCGACAACCGCACCACCGACATGGACCGGATTTACGCAGGTCTCAAATTCTTCTTTTAA
- the lpoB gene encoding penicillin-binding protein activator LpoB, producing the protein MKLITWIAIALIGITTGCAGPRAFTKGTYEDPKTIALLDDRFNENDMQLIAKKVVDSILKAPLNRPEPAIMLGKMRNRTTEHIDMVALSDKIKTALIQSGKVRFVDVTNRKDIATEYDYQQSGYVDPTQAKAPGKQTGSDLILTGTLSANVQEVGKDKLIYYKATFQLTDLVSSEIIWTDEKEIRKAYKKRSIGL; encoded by the coding sequence ATGAAACTCATCACCTGGATAGCAATCGCCCTGATCGGTATCACAACTGGATGCGCTGGGCCCAGAGCCTTTACAAAAGGGACGTATGAAGATCCCAAAACCATCGCCTTGCTCGACGACCGCTTTAACGAAAACGACATGCAACTCATCGCCAAAAAAGTCGTCGATTCAATCCTCAAAGCCCCATTGAACAGACCTGAACCCGCCATCATGCTCGGCAAAATGCGCAATCGCACTACCGAACACATCGACATGGTAGCCCTCTCCGACAAAATCAAAACCGCATTGATCCAGAGCGGCAAAGTGCGCTTTGTCGATGTCACCAACCGCAAAGACATCGCCACAGAATACGACTATCAACAATCGGGCTACGTCGATCCCACACAGGCCAAAGCACCGGGCAAACAGACCGGATCAGACCTGATCCTCACAGGCACACTCAGCGCGAACGTGCAGGAAGTGGGCAAAGACAAACTCATCTACTACAAAGCCACTTTCCAACTCACGGATCTGGTCTCATCAGAAATTATATGGACAGACGAAAAAGAAATCCGCAAAGCCTACAAAAAGCGCAGCATCGGATTGTAA
- a CDS encoding methyltransferase domain-containing protein — protein sequence MTPVILFGITAILSALFTAVARLMARRFNAPDAPVSTLGGTALLAALFCGFWFLPQSLPLGLVIGAVGMALIGILDDWKPFAPLHKFALTLVAAGIAAYLGPCIHLTNIIWIDGPLTALWMVWMCHAFNVLDMEDGLSSGSGTIASLSLWVINAGDWALVTAGALTGYLLHNFHPARILMGDTGSLLIGFLLSGMAIVVSNHIDGLIGVIGPLIVLGLPIFEAVFISAIRFAKGRSIVRPSRDHVAQRLIQWGLPVRAAVALMWLAGIVLGGLALVFALGHWISLVGVACLAIGAWWGLSRVDMEGDGCDGRPVGLFGKNWLIHRTMRQTMDKVKEMVSGKLLDVGCGNKPYASIFETRVQQYIGLEKGRERYERADVWGDVLALPIRDQTCGTVLCNQVLEHVPQPQLAIDEMARVLRPGGYLILTAPHIWGLHEIPHDYFRFTPYGLRHLAEKSGLTVHTTHALAGFWVTAGTRFCYYLARFERGPLIPFARIGFFVIQLGALFLDRLHRVESEAWNFLLIAQKRAKVLSHE from the coding sequence TTGACGCCCGTTATCTTATTCGGTATTACCGCAATTCTATCGGCTTTATTCACAGCGGTTGCGCGCCTGATGGCTCGCCGTTTTAATGCGCCCGACGCGCCTGTTTCAACTCTGGGCGGTACAGCTTTGCTGGCCGCTCTTTTTTGTGGCTTTTGGTTTTTGCCTCAATCGCTCCCTTTGGGCCTCGTCATCGGTGCTGTGGGAATGGCACTCATAGGCATTTTAGACGACTGGAAGCCTTTTGCACCGCTACACAAATTTGCGTTGACCCTTGTAGCTGCAGGCATTGCCGCCTACCTCGGCCCGTGTATCCATCTCACAAATATTATCTGGATAGATGGCCCCCTGACTGCGCTGTGGATGGTCTGGATGTGCCATGCGTTCAATGTTCTGGACATGGAAGACGGTCTTTCCTCGGGTAGTGGAACCATTGCTTCATTGAGTTTGTGGGTGATAAATGCAGGCGATTGGGCACTCGTAACAGCGGGCGCACTCACGGGATATTTGCTACACAATTTTCATCCCGCCCGCATCCTCATGGGCGATACTGGAAGCCTGTTAATTGGCTTTCTGCTGAGTGGTATGGCTATTGTTGTCTCAAACCATATTGATGGTCTCATAGGCGTTATCGGACCTTTGATCGTTCTGGGCCTGCCCATCTTTGAAGCGGTATTTATCAGTGCGATCCGATTTGCCAAAGGCCGCTCTATTGTCCGACCCAGCCGGGATCACGTTGCACAGCGATTGATACAATGGGGGCTACCAGTGCGTGCAGCAGTCGCTCTGATGTGGTTGGCAGGCATTGTTTTGGGTGGCCTGGCACTCGTGTTCGCGTTAGGGCATTGGATCAGTTTGGTTGGCGTTGCGTGCCTCGCCATTGGTGCGTGGTGGGGATTGTCGCGCGTGGATATGGAAGGCGATGGATGTGATGGACGCCCGGTCGGTCTATTTGGCAAAAACTGGTTGATTCACCGCACAATGCGCCAGACAATGGACAAAGTAAAGGAGATGGTAAGTGGAAAATTGCTGGATGTGGGGTGTGGCAATAAACCCTATGCCAGCATTTTTGAGACGCGCGTGCAACAATACATCGGCCTGGAAAAAGGGCGCGAGCGGTATGAACGCGCCGACGTATGGGGCGATGTGCTGGCCCTCCCCATCCGCGACCAAACCTGCGGTACCGTGTTATGCAATCAGGTCTTAGAACATGTGCCGCAGCCCCAATTGGCAATTGACGAAATGGCGCGCGTATTGCGACCGGGTGGCTATTTAATTCTCACCGCACCCCATATTTGGGGCTTGCACGAAATCCCCCACGATTATTTTCGTTTTACGCCTTATGGCTTGCGCCATCTCGCTGAAAAATCGGGGCTAACCGTCCATACAACGCACGCGCTTGCGGGATTTTGGGTCACAGCCGGGACGCGATTCTGTTATTATTTGGCGCGTTTTGAACGCGGTCCTCTAATCCCCTTTGCGCGCATTGGATTTTTTGTCATCCAACTCGGCGCACTATTTTTGGATCGCTTGCACCGCGTAGAGAGCGAAGCGTGGAATTTTCTACTCATCGCACAAAAGCGCGCAAAGGTTTTATCCCATGAGTGA